The following coding sequences lie in one Chitinophagaceae bacterium genomic window:
- a CDS encoding sugar phosphate nucleotidyltransferase, with protein sequence MKQKYSLVILAAGVGSRYGGIKQADAFGPSGEWIMDYAIYDAVLCGFSRVIIIVRKDILALIKEHIHTFWKNKISIEFIIQTPPKQSAERIKPWGSGHALLSCKDTLKEPFALVNADDFYGREAYKALSNFLMQVDNTKLHFAMVAYLLKETLSLAGSVSRGICELNTHKQLLSLVEKTHIASKNGIITNEEPHKEREILADNTFVSMNCWAFTSVLFTSLENQWNVFHQINKGSSKAEFYIPSAVYYMMQKENATIDIIPDGKNWIGITYKEEQAIVKEKIHKLVLERHYPDDIRKDN encoded by the coding sequence ATGAAGCAAAAATACTCATTAGTAATACTTGCAGCGGGTGTAGGAAGTAGGTATGGAGGAATCAAACAAGCTGATGCTTTCGGACCTTCAGGGGAATGGATTATGGATTACGCTATTTATGATGCTGTTTTATGCGGATTTTCACGAGTCATCATTATTGTCCGAAAAGATATTCTCGCTCTTATAAAAGAACATATACACACTTTTTGGAAAAATAAAATTTCTATAGAGTTTATAATACAAACACCTCCCAAACAATCAGCAGAACGAATAAAGCCTTGGGGAAGTGGGCATGCACTGTTATCTTGTAAAGATACTCTCAAAGAACCATTTGCTTTGGTAAATGCCGATGATTTTTATGGAAGAGAAGCCTATAAAGCACTATCCAATTTTTTAATGCAGGTAGATAATACAAAGCTCCATTTTGCTATGGTTGCCTATCTTTTAAAAGAAACTCTTTCTCTCGCAGGAAGTGTTTCTCGTGGCATTTGTGAACTAAATACACATAAACAGCTACTATCTTTGGTAGAAAAAACACATATAGCTTCCAAAAATGGAATTATTACCAACGAAGAACCTCATAAAGAAAGAGAAATATTAGCAGATAATACCTTTGTGTCTATGAATTGTTGGGCATTTACCTCAGTATTATTTACCTCTTTAGAAAATCAATGGAACGTATTTCATCAGATAAATAAAGGAAGCTCAAAAGCAGAATTTTATATCCCTTCTGCTGTGTATTATATGATGCAAAAAGAAAATGCAACCATAGATATAATACCTGATGGAAAAAATTGGATAGGAATTACTTATAAAGAAGAACAAGCAATAGTCAAAGAAAAA
- a CDS encoding NADH-quinone oxidoreductase subunit H, whose product MFYFLFFLATLLFVGLIGVYAERKIAAFIQDRIGPNRVGKYGIFQTIADVMKLAQKEDIIPTNARKYLFMFAPILVFTSVLSCFAVFPLSRHFLNVKAPLGVLYIIAILSFDVMGILMAGIGSHNKYSLLGSIRAVSQIIAYSIPNSLALLCVIIFTNSFDFHTIAMQQSIFANERVTLFGIISSIEVNTLGGFFLWNIVKIPILIPVLILYFISALAECNRTPFDVAEAESELVGGYHTEYSGLRWGFFMLAEYGKMFLVSLIIVFLFFGGWTSPFPNVSFLNLGLWTSGIDNTFLELFWGVFWIITKSSVGVFLQIWIRWSFPRLRIDQIFILSWKYLVPLTLLIFLLCILWKVIFINPSYALSTI is encoded by the coding sequence ATGTTTTATTTTCTTTTTTTTTTAGCAACATTACTCTTTGTCGGACTTATAGGAGTTTATGCAGAAAGAAAAATAGCAGCTTTTATACAAGATAGAATAGGACCCAATAGAGTAGGAAAATACGGAATATTTCAAACTATAGCCGATGTTATGAAATTGGCACAAAAAGAAGATATTATCCCCACCAATGCCCGAAAATACCTATTCATGTTCGCACCCATTCTTGTATTTACTTCTGTATTATCTTGCTTTGCAGTATTTCCGCTCAGTAGGCATTTTCTCAATGTAAAAGCACCTCTTGGAGTATTATATATTATAGCAATTCTTTCTTTTGATGTTATGGGTATTTTGATGGCAGGAATAGGGAGTCATAACAAATATTCTCTTTTAGGCTCTATTCGTGCTGTCAGCCAAATTATTGCATACTCTATTCCCAATTCTCTCGCTCTTTTGTGTGTTATTATATTTACCAATAGTTTTGATTTCCATACTATTGCAATGCAACAAAGTATTTTTGCAAACGAGAGAGTCACTCTCTTTGGCATAATATCTTCCATAGAAGTCAATACATTAGGAGGTTTTTTTTTGTGGAATATTGTAAAAATCCCTATCCTCATCCCTGTTTTGATACTCTATTTTATATCTGCTTTAGCGGAGTGCAATAGAACCCCTTTTGATGTTGCAGAAGCAGAATCAGAGTTAGTGGGAGGTTATCATACAGAGTATTCAGGACTTCGATGGGGATTTTTTATGCTTGCAGAATATGGAAAAATGTTTTTAGTTTCCCTTATCATCGTATTTCTTTTTTTTGGAGGATGGACAAGTCCTTTTCCTAATGTGTCTTTTTTGAATCTCGGCCTATGGACTTCAGGGATAGATAATACTTTTTTAGAACTCTTTTGGGGAGTTTTTTGGATTATCACAAAATCATCTGTAGGTGTTTTTTTACAAATATGGATACGATGGTCGTTTCCTCGTTTGAGAATAGATCAAATTTTTATACTTTCGTGGAAATATTTAGTCCCCCTTACTTTACTCATTTTTTTACTTTGTATTTTATGGAAAGTCATTTTTATAAATCCTTCTTATGCTCTCTCAACAATTTGA
- a CDS encoding (Fe-S)-binding protein — MKDTIQTVSDMASRGEVPEVLFWVGCAGSFDSRYQRVTRSFVKILQECGIHFAVLGNEEMCTGDPAKRTGNDFLFQVTALNNIQILNTYKIKKIVTACPHCFNTLKNEYPSLGGSYEVIHHSTFLQHLIDEGKIKIEGGAFKGKKITYHDSCYLGRANGIYEAPRELIKNLDADLVEMKRCRTNGLCCGAGGGQMFKEAEKGTAEINIIRTEEALQLNPDIIATACPFCMTMLSDGVKNKDKQDQVKVMDIAELIANNT; from the coding sequence ATGAAAGATACAATACAAACAGTGTCAGATATGGCATCTCGTGGGGAAGTACCTGAAGTTCTTTTTTGGGTAGGTTGTGCGGGATCTTTTGATAGTCGGTATCAGCGAGTGACTCGTTCTTTTGTAAAAATTTTGCAAGAGTGCGGTATCCATTTTGCTGTTTTAGGGAATGAAGAAATGTGTACCGGTGATCCAGCTAAACGAACGGGGAATGATTTTTTATTTCAAGTGACAGCTTTGAATAATATTCAGATTTTGAATACCTATAAAATAAAAAAAATAGTTACTGCCTGTCCCCATTGCTTTAATACTCTTAAAAATGAATACCCGTCTTTGGGCGGAAGCTATGAAGTTATTCATCATTCTACTTTTTTGCAACACCTGATAGATGAAGGAAAAATAAAAATAGAAGGTGGAGCATTCAAAGGAAAAAAAATTACCTACCATGATTCTTGTTATTTAGGAAGAGCAAATGGAATTTATGAAGCACCGAGAGAACTCATAAAAAATTTAGATGCAGATTTAGTAGAAATGAAACGATGCCGAACCAATGGACTTTGCTGTGGAGCAGGGGGGGGACAGATGTTTAAAGAAGCAGAAAAAGGAACGGCAGAAATAAATATTATAAGAACAGAAGAAGCACTTCAATTAAACCCTGATATAATTGCTACCGCTTGTCCGTTTTGTATGACTATGCTCAGTGATGGAGTAAAAAATAAAGACAAACAAGACCAAGTAAAAGTCATGGATATTGCAGAACTCATTGCAAATAACACATAA
- a CDS encoding aminoglycoside phosphotransferase family protein: MHYKDFDSIPKKVHSFQIQGHYQSFLPISVGLIHHTFLITTDTNTYILQKINHSIFSDVPILMNTIQSITKHLAHNKEYALRIPLIVPTHNGNLFLYDTDAYWRIYTYVGDTISSIPITEDICYKTAKAYASFSYCLSGFEMSHIIPSIPYFHSATKRMEALEKVVQKNAYHRVEKVKKELEILYQLSSLFQKIDNLIKINALPLRIMHNDTKINNILFDTVTNEPIAVVDLDTVMPGYIIYDVGDIIRTSCIDYPEDHTVLKDIRIDTKRIDFIKKGYREGWKNTLSSIEEECIDISGAYMALLMAVRFLTDYIDGNVYYKIHYEEHNLDRARNQLFLCEQMSFINT; the protein is encoded by the coding sequence ATGCATTACAAAGATTTTGATTCTATACCCAAAAAAGTACATTCCTTTCAAATACAAGGACATTACCAATCTTTTCTGCCCATTTCTGTTGGACTTATCCATCATACTTTTCTCATCACAACGGATACAAATACATACATCCTCCAAAAAATAAATCACAGTATATTTTCAGATGTTCCAATACTGATGAATACTATACAGAGTATAACAAAGCATCTTGCACATAATAAAGAATATGCGCTTCGGATACCATTGATTGTACCTACTCACAATGGAAATTTATTTTTATATGATACAGATGCATATTGGCGAATCTACACTTACGTAGGAGATACTATATCTTCCATTCCCATAACAGAGGATATTTGTTATAAGACAGCAAAAGCGTATGCTTCTTTTTCTTATTGTTTATCAGGGTTTGAGATGTCTCATATAATCCCATCTATCCCCTATTTTCACAGTGCAACCAAGAGAATGGAAGCATTAGAGAAGGTAGTACAAAAAAATGCTTACCACAGAGTAGAGAAAGTAAAAAAAGAATTAGAAATACTCTATCAGTTGTCTTCCCTGTTTCAAAAAATAGATAATCTCATAAAAATCAATGCACTACCTCTCCGTATTATGCATAATGATACGAAGATAAACAATATTCTCTTTGATACTGTTACAAATGAGCCAATTGCCGTGGTAGATTTGGATACCGTTATGCCCGGATATATTATCTATGATGTGGGCGATATTATAAGAACCTCTTGCATAGATTATCCCGAAGACCATACTGTTTTAAAAGATATTCGTATAGATACAAAAAGAATAGATTTTATAAAAAAAGGATATAGAGAAGGATGGAAAAATACACTTTCTTCCATAGAAGAAGAATGCATAGATATCAGCGGAGCTTATATGGCATTGCTTATGGCAGTAAGGTTTTTGACAGATTACATAGATGGTAATGTATACTATAAGATTCATTATGAGGAACATAATTTAGATAGGGCAAGAAACCAGCTCTTTCTTTGTGAACAGATGAGTTTTATAAACACATAA
- a CDS encoding SurA N-terminal domain-containing protein — protein sequence MGLIGKIREKTSLTVGIIGAALILFLLGGDLLGPGSILFGEKRNVIGTFGDEDITIEQYQAKEEEIIQTYRLNTERMPSSQELESIKEQTWNTLIRDLCYKQEFEELGMEVTPEEIVDMVQGNNIHPQVQQIFTDPETGILDRNRIIGYLQSLPKQSTKQQISWYLFEKELGPNRITNKYDNLITHTNYITQEELKNKYRNDNKIAEIKYLFIPYNTISDAEIKITDDELETYLQKHKNTYQKEQSRGIQYITFPIIPSSEDTAIVKEEVEKIKDIFQKTDNDSIFATLNSDNENAFITYTPNMLTTFLRDSITPLKENTIVGPKLQNGVYTLYKLSKSLKDTVEYARASHILIKPNDNTDEAKQKAKDQAQKILNDILKNPDSFEEQARLYGTDGTVERGGDLGWFQSGRMVKPFENTVFSASKTGVVNTLTETDFGFHIIKVTELKTSQIYQIAIIEKNLNAGDETKNEAYKKADIFALNTKTLEDFHKNATDNFYYIYEEKEIKPGNFSIGVLTSARSIVTWLYNEGEIGKISNVFELENDYVIAVMTQEQKQGTANIEAVKNNITYKVTAEKKAELILAQIPSTEEPLEEIQKKYPNTSIKTTYNLKISDNIIEGVGPAYEAIGTAFALQPGKKSKPIKTDNGIVIIELLTINTPPEPQDYQSLYIQMMQQRYSLSQYQIFESIKKYNNIQDKRYKAF from the coding sequence ATGGGATTAATAGGGAAAATAAGAGAAAAAACATCTCTCACAGTTGGGATAATAGGAGCCGCACTTATACTTTTTTTATTGGGAGGAGACCTTTTGGGACCTGGTTCTATTCTTTTTGGAGAAAAAAGGAACGTCATAGGAACATTTGGAGATGAAGACATAACCATAGAACAATACCAAGCAAAAGAAGAGGAAATAATACAAACATACCGACTCAATACAGAAAGAATGCCCTCCTCACAAGAATTGGAATCCATAAAAGAACAGACATGGAACACCCTCATCAGAGATCTTTGCTACAAACAGGAATTTGAAGAACTAGGAATGGAAGTAACACCCGAAGAAATAGTAGACATGGTACAAGGAAATAATATTCACCCACAAGTACAACAAATATTTACAGACCCTGAAACAGGTATTTTGGATAGAAATAGAATAATTGGGTATCTTCAAAGCCTACCAAAACAATCCACAAAACAACAAATATCATGGTACCTCTTTGAAAAAGAACTAGGACCTAATAGAATAACCAATAAATACGATAACCTCATCACTCACACCAATTATATCACACAAGAAGAACTCAAAAATAAATACCGTAACGATAATAAAATTGCCGAAATCAAATATCTTTTTATCCCATACAACACCATATCTGATGCTGAGATAAAAATAACAGATGATGAATTAGAGACGTATCTTCAAAAACATAAAAATACATATCAAAAAGAACAATCAAGAGGAATACAATATATAACTTTTCCCATTATACCATCATCTGAAGATACAGCCATAGTCAAAGAAGAAGTAGAAAAAATAAAAGATATCTTCCAAAAAACAGACAACGACTCTATTTTTGCTACTCTTAACTCAGATAATGAAAATGCTTTTATTACATATACTCCCAACATGCTTACTACTTTTCTCCGAGATAGCATTACTCCATTAAAAGAAAACACTATCGTAGGACCAAAACTTCAAAATGGAGTATATACCCTTTATAAATTATCAAAATCCCTCAAAGATACAGTAGAATACGCCCGTGCAAGCCATATTTTAATAAAACCCAACGACAACACTGACGAAGCAAAACAAAAAGCAAAAGACCAAGCACAAAAAATACTAAACGACATCCTCAAAAATCCCGATTCTTTTGAAGAACAAGCACGATTATATGGAACAGATGGAACAGTAGAAAGAGGTGGAGACCTCGGATGGTTCCAATCAGGAAGAATGGTAAAACCATTTGAAAACACAGTATTCTCAGCATCTAAAACAGGTGTCGTAAATACACTCACAGAAACAGATTTTGGATTCCATATCATTAAAGTAACGGAATTAAAAACTTCTCAAATATACCAAATCGCAATCATAGAGAAAAACCTGAACGCAGGAGATGAAACTAAAAACGAAGCATACAAAAAAGCCGATATCTTTGCACTCAATACAAAAACATTAGAAGATTTTCATAAAAATGCTACAGATAATTTTTACTATATCTACGAAGAAAAAGAAATAAAACCAGGAAACTTTAGTATCGGTGTCCTCACCAGCGCCAGATCTATAGTTACATGGCTCTACAACGAAGGAGAAATAGGAAAAATATCCAATGTATTTGAACTAGAAAACGACTACGTAATAGCTGTTATGACACAAGAACAAAAACAAGGAACAGCGAACATAGAAGCTGTGAAAAATAATATAACCTATAAAGTAACCGCAGAAAAAAAAGCAGAACTCATCCTTGCTCAAATACCCTCTACAGAAGAACCATTAGAAGAAATCCAAAAAAAATACCCAAATACCTCTATAAAAACTACGTATAACCTTAAGATATCTGATAATATCATAGAAGGAGTAGGACCCGCATACGAAGCAATAGGAACTGCCTTTGCACTCCAACCGGGAAAAAAATCTAAACCCATAAAAACCGATAATGGAATTGTAATCATAGAACTCCTCACCATCAATACTCCCCCCGAACCACAAGATTATCAATCTCTTTATATACAAATGATGCAACAAAGGTATTCGCTTTCTCAATACCAAATATTTGAATCTATCAAAAAATATAATAACATACAAGATAAAAGATACAAAGCATTTTAA
- a CDS encoding LysM peptidoglycan-binding domain-containing protein, with protein MFLYIFFTLEWAYSNNTSVPFHLKIFGDVKLHITEDARKEIQDQIEALLLSEKYLKIKIDRMNAYFPIIERILKEEGVPDDYKYLCVQESALISDAVSSANAVGYWQFKEATGRENGLRIDDWVDERMNIVSSTKSACRYLKSHNKSFDNWVYSTIAYNTGKTGAEKYVDKKKFGATTMNIDKNTHWYFKTFLAHKIAFEKELKKDHRRSIVLNEYKKTQGKKIEKIAQEQGITIELLTTYNKWLKKKEIPTDKEYTIIIPSLQKSTIIEEENLVYEEFVSLKENITFYHTSLSVKINSIPAVIADKNQSISDFLQNSNISPKKFIQYNDIEETESIQKNQTYYLQHKKRKAITFFHTLQEHETLWLISQKYGIKLKHLLKKNRIRENEKPIAGRIVWLRKIRPLNIPIEYDSTSIPKKPNNPIKQISIPENIQQKIDTISTIIQTVTDTLHKITPLVQQIIDTTSSLPTNIRNNTEKITDTIINITTRYIENIPQISTDSILNTHTVVAGETLYSLSKKYKISIEDLLKYNNITNTISINQQIKIPNIPSEWKQNTISYPSTHQVIKGETMHSIAKKYNTTPEAIMKLNNKANTNINIKEILKIPK; from the coding sequence TTGTTCCTGTATATTTTTTTTACACTTGAATGGGCGTATAGTAACAATACTTCAGTTCCTTTTCATTTGAAAATATTCGGAGATGTAAAACTGCACATAACAGAAGACGCACGTAAGGAAATTCAGGATCAAATAGAAGCACTTTTATTGAGTGAAAAGTATCTCAAAATAAAAATTGATAGAATGAATGCTTATTTTCCCATAATAGAGCGTATTTTGAAAGAAGAAGGAGTACCTGATGATTATAAATATCTGTGCGTTCAAGAAAGTGCTCTTATATCTGATGCCGTTTCTTCTGCAAATGCTGTCGGTTATTGGCAGTTTAAAGAAGCAACCGGACGTGAAAATGGACTGAGGATAGATGATTGGGTAGATGAACGAATGAATATTGTATCTTCCACAAAATCTGCTTGCCGCTATCTCAAAAGCCATAATAAGAGTTTTGATAATTGGGTATATTCTACTATCGCATACAACACAGGCAAGACAGGAGCAGAAAAATACGTAGATAAAAAAAAATTTGGTGCTACTACAATGAACATAGATAAAAACACGCATTGGTATTTTAAAACTTTTTTAGCACATAAAATAGCTTTTGAAAAAGAACTCAAAAAAGACCACCGACGGTCTATAGTTCTAAACGAATATAAAAAAACACAAGGCAAAAAAATAGAAAAAATAGCCCAAGAACAAGGAATCACAATAGAACTACTCACCACCTATAACAAATGGTTGAAAAAAAAAGAAATTCCTACCGATAAAGAATATACCATTATCATCCCCTCTCTCCAAAAATCTACCATCATAGAAGAAGAAAACCTCGTTTATGAAGAATTTGTATCTCTCAAAGAAAACATAACCTTCTACCATACCTCTCTATCAGTAAAAATAAACTCTATTCCCGCTGTTATCGCCGATAAAAACCAATCTATCTCTGATTTCCTTCAAAATTCTAATATATCTCCTAAAAAATTTATCCAATATAACGATATAGAAGAAACAGAAAGCATACAAAAAAATCAAACCTACTATTTGCAACATAAAAAAAGAAAAGCAATAACTTTTTTTCACACTCTACAAGAACATGAAACACTATGGCTCATATCTCAAAAATACGGTATAAAACTAAAGCACCTACTCAAAAAAAATAGAATACGGGAAAATGAAAAACCAATAGCAGGGAGAATAGTATGGTTACGAAAAATAAGACCACTCAACATACCAATAGAATATGACTCCACTTCTATCCCCAAAAAACCAAACAACCCCATAAAACAAATATCCATACCCGAAAATATACAACAGAAAATAGACACCATATCTACAATAATACAAACAGTAACAGATACCCTACACAAAATAACTCCATTAGTCCAACAAATCATAGACACCACATCATCTCTCCCCACAAATATTAGAAATAATACTGAAAAAATAACAGACACTATTATCAATATCACTACCCGGTACATAGAAAATATACCTCAAATATCTACTGATAGCATTTTGAACACCCACACAGTAGTAGCAGGAGAAACGCTATATTCACTATCTAAAAAATATAAAATCAGCATAGAAGACCTCCTGAAATATAATAATATTACAAATACTATATCTATAAACCAACAAATAAAAATACCCAATATACCCTCAGAATGGAAACAAAATACTATATCCTATCCCAGCACTCACCAAGTAATAAAAGGCGAAACCATGCACTCCATAGCAAAAAAATATAACACCACACCCGAAGCCATTATGAAATTAAATAACAAAGCAAATACCAATATAAACATAAAAGAGATATTAAAAATACCAAAATAA
- the recJ gene encoding single-stranded-DNA-specific exonuclease RecJ: MEKIWVYKDAPEEKKTQEILPLVANNKIVATLLLQRGYDTEEKIKNFLSPNISHLHDPFLMKDMHKAVCRIEQSILHDENILVYGDYDVDGTTAVFLVYKFLHSYHQKLSFYIPNRHLEGYGISEKGIMWASENGIKLIIALDCGIKSVDKVSLANSLGIDIIICDHHIPDDVLPNAIAILNPKQSECPYPYKELTGCGIGLKLVHAFSLKNDIYEGEVLQHLYAVAISICADIVPITGENRVITALGIEQIQNNPPTAIRMLKKVLGLEHKKINVTDIVFGISPIINAPGRISNADIIIKLLLSDDEEECFQFAKEMNAENKERRSIEKIMSGEAISLIENDATLQAAHSTVLFQEHWNKGVVGIVASRCIEKYYRPTIILTESNGKLVGSGRSIKDFDLYNAIEECKDFLQQFGGHSHAAGLTLEKQHFHSFAKKFEEIVQRNKKPYLLFPKVEIDMVIPFHDNFLSLFQNLSQMAPFGPSNMRPTFASTFVQAKNVTLLKNAHIKMFITQARETNVGYNAIAFGMLHVYEAIRSGAYFHIAYSFEKSDFSPHIPIELHIKDIKID, encoded by the coding sequence ATGGAAAAAATATGGGTTTATAAAGATGCACCCGAAGAAAAAAAAACACAAGAAATTCTCCCCTTAGTAGCGAACAATAAAATAGTAGCAACTCTCCTATTGCAAAGAGGATACGATACTGAGGAAAAAATAAAAAATTTTTTATCACCGAATATTTCCCATTTGCACGATCCTTTTTTAATGAAAGATATGCACAAGGCGGTTTGCAGAATAGAACAATCAATCCTTCACGATGAAAATATTCTTGTATATGGAGATTATGATGTAGATGGTACTACAGCTGTCTTTTTGGTGTATAAATTTTTACATTCCTACCACCAAAAACTTTCTTTTTATATTCCTAATAGACATTTAGAAGGGTATGGGATCTCTGAAAAAGGTATTATGTGGGCATCGGAGAATGGCATAAAACTTATTATTGCTTTGGATTGTGGGATAAAATCTGTAGACAAAGTATCCCTTGCCAATTCTTTAGGGATAGATATAATCATCTGTGACCATCACATACCTGACGATGTTCTGCCAAATGCAATTGCTATTTTGAACCCGAAACAATCTGAATGCCCTTATCCTTACAAAGAACTGACGGGCTGTGGTATAGGATTGAAGCTTGTTCACGCCTTTTCTCTGAAAAATGATATATACGAAGGAGAAGTATTGCAGCATTTATATGCTGTTGCTATTAGCATTTGTGCAGATATTGTTCCTATAACAGGCGAAAATAGAGTCATTACTGCTCTCGGTATTGAGCAAATACAAAATAACCCTCCCACTGCTATCAGAATGTTAAAAAAAGTATTAGGATTAGAACACAAAAAAATAAATGTTACAGATATTGTTTTTGGTATAAGCCCTATAATTAATGCACCTGGCAGAATATCTAATGCTGATATTATTATTAAATTGCTACTTTCGGACGACGAAGAAGAATGTTTTCAATTTGCAAAAGAAATGAATGCGGAGAATAAAGAACGAAGATCTATTGAAAAAATAATGAGTGGGGAAGCAATATCTTTGATAGAAAACGATGCAACCTTACAAGCAGCTCATTCTACGGTGCTTTTTCAAGAACATTGGAATAAAGGGGTAGTAGGAATAGTTGCCTCGCGTTGTATAGAGAAGTATTACCGTCCTACTATTATTCTTACTGAATCTAATGGGAAATTAGTTGGCAGTGGCAGGTCTATAAAAGATTTTGACCTCTATAATGCTATTGAGGAATGTAAAGATTTTTTACAGCAATTTGGAGGGCATTCCCACGCTGCAGGACTCACATTAGAAAAGCAACATTTTCATTCTTTCGCAAAAAAATTTGAGGAAATAGTGCAGCGCAATAAAAAACCGTACTTGTTATTTCCTAAAGTAGAAATAGATATGGTGATACCTTTCCATGATAATTTTCTTTCCCTCTTTCAAAATCTCTCTCAAATGGCACCTTTTGGTCCCTCCAATATGAGACCTACTTTTGCATCTACATTTGTCCAAGCAAAGAATGTTACTTTACTAAAAAATGCACATATCAAAATGTTTATCACACAAGCACGCGAAACAAACGTAGGATACAATGCAATTGCTTTTGGTATGCTACATGTGTACGAAGCGATTCGTTCGGGAGCTTATTTTCATATAGCATATTCTTTTGAAAAAAGCGATTTTTCGCCGCACATTCCGATAGAATTGCATATAAAAGATATAAAAATAGACTAA
- a CDS encoding iron chelate uptake ABC transporter family permease subunit: MEDFLYFFSFSDANIKYVVIGSVLLSISSALIGSFIFVKKQSLIGDALSHSVLPGICLSFLISGNKNPLFLVIGAMVTGWCSLWLIHIISHNTKIKEDAAIGITLSFFFSLGIWMLTIIQHSGNAEQSGLDHYIFGKAASIVREDVMVFLFLCLFVLSVIVLFYKEFHLMVFDKEFAKSIGLPTKLLEFLISFLSILSVVMGIQAVGIVLMSAMLITPVAISRFWTNNFIRLLLYSCVFSTFASVIGAYISYTAPSMPTGPWIVIVLSGIAFFSFFFSPYRGFFYKFFKKILLSQKILEENILKTFYALGEHNLLFFEPITKHSIQKKRYFSSLELKRGLYFLWTKGYIFKQKDSWKFTDKGRKKGQNIVKVHRLWEMYLANYLHIPTKNVHEDAENIEHIITPEIEKKLEQKLQFPHTDPHNSKIPY, from the coding sequence ATGGAAGATTTTCTCTATTTTTTTTCTTTTTCCGATGCCAATATCAAATATGTAGTGATAGGTTCGGTGTTATTGTCCATCAGTTCGGCTCTTATCGGGAGTTTTATATTCGTCAAGAAACAATCCCTCATCGGTGATGCATTATCTCATTCCGTTTTACCAGGGATTTGCCTCTCATTTCTCATTTCGGGAAATAAAAATCCTCTCTTTTTAGTAATAGGAGCAATGGTTACCGGATGGTGTTCTCTTTGGCTTATACATATTATATCCCATAACACAAAAATAAAAGAAGATGCTGCCATAGGCATAACTCTCTCGTTCTTTTTTAGTTTAGGAATATGGATGTTGACTATTATTCAGCACTCGGGGAACGCGGAACAGAGCGGACTTGACCATTATATTTTTGGAAAAGCGGCATCTATTGTCCGAGAAGATGTAATGGTGTTTCTATTCCTTTGTCTCTTCGTGTTATCAGTAATTGTTCTTTTCTATAAAGAGTTTCATCTGATGGTTTTCGATAAAGAATTTGCTAAAAGTATAGGACTTCCTACTAAATTATTAGAATTTTTAATCAGTTTTCTGAGCATATTGTCCGTAGTTATGGGGATCCAAGCGGTGGGTATAGTGCTTATGTCTGCTATGCTCATTACCCCTGTTGCTATTTCCCGATTTTGGACAAATAATTTTATTCGTTTATTACTCTATTCCTGTGTTTTTTCTACTTTTGCATCTGTTATAGGAGCATATATTTCTTATACAGCTCCTTCTATGCCTACGGGACCATGGATAGTTATTGTTCTATCAGGAATTGCTTTTTTTTCTTTCTTTTTTTCTCCATACAGGGGTTTCTTTTATAAGTTTTTCAAAAAAATACTGCTTTCTCAAAAGATATTAGAGGAAAATATTCTTAAAACCTTTTATGCTTTGGGGGAGCATAACCTTTTGTTTTTTGAACCAATAACAAAACATTCTATTCAAAAAAAACGATATTTTTCTTCTTTAGAATTAAAGAGAGGACTTTATTTCTTATGGACTAAGGGGTATATATTCAAACAAAAAGATTCTTGGAAATTTACAGATAAGGGGAGGAAAAAAGGGCAAAATATAGTGAAAGTTCATAGATTATGGGAAATGTATTTAGCAAATTACTTACATATACCCACAAAGAATGTCCACGAAGATGCAGAAAATATAGAACATATTATCACCCCTGAAATAGAAAAAAAATTAGAACAGAAATTACAATTTCCCCACACCGACCCGCACAATTCTAAAATACCTTATTAA